A section of the Desulfomicrobium escambiense DSM 10707 genome encodes:
- the uvsE gene encoding UV DNA damage repair endonuclease UvsE, which translates to MRFGLCCLFVAEPVTFRTTTAKALSALSRRDALAKASGVCLHNAQNLLLAVQAAHRLGIGAFRIMSPLFPRMTHPEVGYNLEDLPDAEAIARNMADVRDFARVRDIRLSFHPDQFVVLSSPHAHVVESSVRELEYQAFLADLTGADVINIHAGGAYGDKAAALKRLAAVVRDLPEGVSSRLTLENDDVTYSVRDLLPVCGELGLPLVYDVHHHRCNPDGLGEAEATDLAGATWRGREQYCHISSPREGWQGNPKPHADYIDPADFPACWQGRAMTVDVEAKAKELAVVRLMRDLAPTA; encoded by the coding sequence ATGCGCTTCGGACTGTGCTGCCTCTTCGTGGCCGAACCCGTGACCTTCCGCACCACCACGGCCAAGGCCCTCTCGGCCCTGAGCCGCCGCGACGCCCTGGCCAAGGCTTCGGGCGTCTGCCTGCACAACGCCCAAAACCTCCTGCTGGCGGTGCAGGCGGCGCACCGGCTGGGCATCGGGGCCTTCCGCATCATGTCGCCCCTCTTCCCGCGCATGACCCACCCCGAGGTCGGCTACAATCTGGAGGACCTGCCCGATGCCGAGGCCATCGCCCGCAACATGGCCGATGTCAGGGACTTTGCTCGGGTCCGCGACATCCGCCTGAGCTTCCACCCGGACCAATTCGTGGTCCTGTCCTCGCCCCACGCCCATGTCGTCGAAAGCTCCGTGCGGGAACTGGAGTACCAGGCCTTCCTGGCGGACCTGACCGGGGCCGACGTCATCAACATCCACGCCGGCGGGGCCTACGGCGACAAGGCGGCCGCCCTGAAACGCCTGGCCGCCGTGGTGCGGGACCTGCCCGAAGGCGTGTCCTCCCGCCTGACCCTGGAGAACGACGACGTGACCTACTCCGTGCGCGACCTGCTGCCCGTGTGCGGGGAACTTGGCCTGCCGCTGGTCTATGACGTCCATCACCACCGCTGCAACCCGGACGGCCTGGGCGAGGCAGAGGCCACGGACCTGGCCGGGGCCACCTGGAGGGGCCGGGAGCAGTACTGCCACATCTCCTCGCCGCGCGAAGGCTGGCAGGGCAACCCCAAGCCCCACGCCGACTACATCGACCCCGCGGACTTCCCGGCCTGCTGGCAAGGC
- a CDS encoding LexA family protein, which yields MSNILNLNQTSRDRVEILGRAVNESGGATPLYLERISAGFPSPADDYIETALDLNTYLVRNPAATFMVRVSGDSMSGAGIHDGDILVVDRSEEPVPGKIVVAVLDGELTVKRLVRKDGQIFLAPENPRYRPIAVAAEQDLHVWGVVSGVVRRL from the coding sequence ATGTCGAACATTCTGAACCTGAACCAGACCAGCCGCGACCGGGTCGAGATCCTGGGCCGGGCCGTGAACGAATCCGGGGGGGCCACGCCCCTGTACCTGGAGCGCATCTCCGCCGGCTTCCCCTCCCCGGCCGACGACTACATCGAAACGGCTCTGGACCTGAACACCTACCTGGTCCGTAACCCGGCCGCCACATTCATGGTCAGGGTCAGCGGCGACTCCATGTCCGGCGCGGGCATACACGACGGCGACATCCTCGTCGTGGACCGCTCCGAGGAGCCCGTTCCGGGCAAGATCGTGGTCGCGGTCCTCGACGGCGAACTGACGGTCAAACGCCTGGTCCGCAAGGACGGCCAAATTTTCCTCGCCCCGGAGAACCCCCGCTACCGGCCCATCGCCGTGGCCGCCGAACAGGACCTGCACGTCTGGGGCGTTGTCTCGGGAGTGGTGCGGAGGCTCTGA
- a CDS encoding Y-family DNA polymerase, with protein MRDFYLMVDCNNFYASCERVFDPSLEGRPVVVLSNNDGCVIARSNEAKALGIAMGEPAYKREDFYARSGVRVLSSNYALYGDMSARVMRTLGQFCAEAEIYSIDECFLMLRGLDSASLLDTAREIRATVKKWTGIPVGVGIARTKTLAKVANRLAKKGDGARLLEDEDDIDRVLHSTEPGDVWGIGRRSARFLAACGVRTALDLKRRPDDWVRRHLTVTGLRTVLELRQIPCIALEDAPPPARSLVCSRSFGTRVESLESLEEAVSAYVQRAAEKLRRKGLVAGTVQVFLETNRFQPGPQYCASRGRALPAPTADTLVLHGPALQILREIHKPGYKYQKAGVILLDLAPAGQRQLSFLEPSGEEKTRRDALMRVMDRVNTMHGQGTLTLAASGLGRKEWHMRQERRSPRYTTSWAELPVVC; from the coding sequence ATGCGCGATTTCTACCTCATGGTGGACTGCAACAACTTCTACGCATCCTGCGAACGGGTCTTCGACCCGTCCCTGGAAGGCAGACCAGTGGTCGTGCTGTCCAACAACGACGGCTGCGTCATCGCCCGCTCGAACGAGGCCAAGGCCTTGGGAATAGCCATGGGCGAACCGGCCTACAAACGCGAGGACTTCTACGCCCGTAGCGGCGTGCGCGTCCTCTCCTCCAACTACGCCCTCTACGGCGACATGTCGGCCCGCGTCATGCGCACTTTGGGCCAGTTTTGCGCCGAGGCCGAGATCTACTCCATCGACGAATGCTTCCTCATGCTGCGGGGCCTGGACAGCGCGAGCCTGCTCGACACGGCCCGCGAAATCCGCGCCACGGTGAAAAAATGGACGGGCATCCCCGTAGGCGTGGGCATCGCCCGGACCAAGACCCTGGCCAAGGTCGCCAACCGCCTGGCCAAGAAGGGCGACGGCGCGCGGTTGCTGGAGGACGAGGACGACATCGACCGGGTCCTGCACTCCACGGAACCCGGCGACGTGTGGGGCATCGGCCGCAGGAGCGCGCGCTTCCTGGCCGCCTGCGGGGTGCGCACCGCCCTGGACCTCAAGCGCCGCCCCGACGACTGGGTCCGCCGCCATCTGACCGTGACGGGCCTGCGCACGGTCCTCGAACTGCGCCAGATCCCGTGCATCGCCCTGGAGGACGCCCCGCCGCCGGCCCGCTCCCTGGTCTGCTCCCGCTCCTTCGGCACGCGCGTCGAGAGCCTGGAGAGCCTGGAGGAGGCCGTCTCGGCCTATGTGCAGCGGGCCGCGGAGAAGCTGCGCCGCAAGGGCCTCGTGGCCGGGACAGTGCAGGTCTTCCTGGAAACCAACCGCTTCCAGCCGGGCCCGCAGTACTGCGCCAGCCGCGGCCGCGCCCTGCCCGCTCCCACGGCCGACACATTGGTCCTGCACGGGCCGGCCCTGCAGATTCTGCGCGAGATCCACAAGCCCGGCTACAAGTACCAGAAGGCGGGCGTGATCCTGTTGGACCTCGCCCCGGCCGGCCAGCGCCAGCTGTCCTTCCTGGAGCCGAGCGGCGAGGAGAAGACGCGGCGCGACGCCCTCATGCGGGTCATGGACCGCGTCAACACCATGCACGGCCAGGGCACCCTGACCCTGGCCGCCTCGGGCCTGGGCAGGAAGGAATGGCACATGCGCCAGGAGCGCCGCTCCCCCCGCTACACCACGTCCTGGGCCGAACTGCCCGTCGTTTGCTGA
- a CDS encoding molybdopterin-dependent oxidoreductase, with protein sequence MTITACTLDCPDACSIVAENGPGGLRLRGNPDHPFTRGFVCPKLDVHRRRLASPHRLRSPRLKVDGAWRDIGWDEALGLCAEKMNLYRDEPRSILHVRGSGNRGVVKFLSTLFFRSLGASGLHGSLCDEAGISACVEDFGALRHNDITDILCTSALVNWGRDLKRGSVHTAAMVRQLRKGGVPVVTIAPGADTAEGFTDRFVRIRPGTDRFLASAVLREVLRRKGVAPEVAAACRDLPAFRALLDGCGDEPLRWCGASREDADFLAGLYAGPSPVASLLGWGMQRYRFGGQNVRFVNALAMLSGQVGRSGGGAYYNLSSMANFDVPWKASTSYGRTLLMPDLAREIGRADPPVRMAWVECINPANQFPEAGAVARALDGLDFVVVCDAFMTDTAEVADLVLPVALMLEQDDAVGSFMHEYVQWSGKAVEPPAGVRTDYDILSDLGRRLGLELPKPEEALRRALCSRTLDTTLEELRAAGYARSTHPAVAFEGLRFGHADGLYRLPARLDLPLDPPAGYPLQLLTLINRRFVHSQILPEDHAVRPAVAVHPDTLRVLGLGPGPGRIVTELGFLDVDLTADAAVHPDCVVYRRGPWGRFGGGVNRIIRAVETDMGGGSAFYEQHCRLEGA encoded by the coding sequence ATGACTATCACCGCCTGCACCCTTGATTGCCCCGACGCCTGCTCCATCGTGGCCGAAAACGGCCCCGGCGGCCTGCGCCTGCGCGGCAACCCCGACCACCCCTTCACCCGCGGCTTCGTCTGCCCCAAGCTCGACGTGCACCGCCGCAGGCTCGCAAGCCCGCACCGCCTGCGCTCCCCTCGCCTCAAGGTTGACGGCGCGTGGCGGGACATCGGTTGGGACGAGGCCCTGGGGCTGTGCGCCGAGAAAATGAACCTGTACCGCGACGAGCCCCGCTCCATCCTGCACGTGCGTGGCTCGGGCAACCGGGGCGTGGTCAAGTTCCTCTCGACCCTTTTCTTTCGCAGCCTCGGCGCCTCGGGCCTGCACGGCTCCCTGTGCGACGAGGCCGGGATATCGGCCTGCGTCGAGGACTTCGGGGCCCTGCGCCACAACGACATCACGGACATCCTGTGCACGTCGGCCCTGGTCAACTGGGGCCGCGACCTGAAGCGGGGCTCCGTGCACACGGCGGCCATGGTCCGGCAGCTGCGCAAGGGCGGCGTGCCCGTGGTGACCATCGCGCCGGGCGCGGACACGGCCGAGGGGTTCACCGACCGCTTCGTGCGCATCCGCCCCGGCACGGACCGTTTCCTGGCCTCGGCCGTGCTGCGGGAGGTGCTGCGCCGCAAGGGCGTGGCGCCGGAGGTGGCGGCGGCCTGCCGCGACCTGCCCGCCTTCCGGGCGCTCCTGGACGGCTGCGGGGATGAACCGCTTCGGTGGTGCGGGGCGTCTCGCGAGGACGCGGACTTCCTGGCCGGGCTGTACGCCGGCCCCTCGCCCGTGGCCTCTCTTCTGGGCTGGGGCATGCAGCGCTACCGCTTCGGCGGGCAGAACGTGCGCTTCGTCAACGCCCTGGCCATGCTCTCTGGGCAGGTGGGCCGCAGCGGCGGGGGCGCCTACTACAACCTGAGTTCCATGGCCAACTTCGACGTGCCCTGGAAGGCGTCCACGAGCTACGGCCGCACGCTGCTCATGCCCGACCTGGCCCGCGAGATCGGCCGCGCCGACCCGCCCGTGCGCATGGCCTGGGTGGAATGCATCAACCCGGCCAACCAGTTCCCCGAGGCCGGCGCGGTGGCCCGTGCCCTGGACGGCCTCGATTTCGTCGTGGTCTGCGACGCCTTCATGACCGACACGGCCGAGGTCGCGGACCTGGTCCTGCCCGTGGCGCTGATGCTCGAACAGGACGACGCCGTGGGCTCCTTCATGCACGAGTACGTGCAGTGGAGCGGCAAGGCTGTCGAGCCCCCGGCAGGCGTGCGCACGGACTACGACATTCTCTCGGACCTCGGGCGCCGGCTCGGTCTGGAGCTGCCGAAGCCCGAGGAGGCCCTGCGCCGGGCCCTGTGTTCGCGCACCCTGGACACGACCCTGGAGGAGTTGCGCGCCGCGGGTTACGCCCGCTCGACCCATCCGGCCGTGGCCTTCGAGGGCCTGCGCTTCGGCCACGCCGACGGCCTGTATCGTCTGCCCGCCCGCCTAGACCTGCCCCTGGACCCGCCGGCCGGGTACCCGCTGCAGCTTTTGACCCTCATCAACCGCCGCTTCGTCCATTCCCAGATCCTGCCCGAGGATCACGCCGTGCGGCCCGCGGTCGCCGTGCACCCGGACACGCTACGCGTCCTGGGGCTGGGGCCCGGTCCGGGACGCATCGTCACGGAACTCGGGTTCCTGGATGTGGATTTGACTGCGGACGCGGCCGTTCACCCGGACTGCGTCGTCTACAGGCGCGGGCCGTGGGGCAGGTTCGGGGGCGGGGTGAACCGCATCATCCGGGCGGTGGAGACGGACATGGGCGGGGGCAGCGCCTTCTACGAGCAGCACTGCCGCCTGGAGGGGGCCTAG